GGCTTTCCCTGAAAAAATAACTTGCCATGGCTCGGGTTTTGGAGGCGATTGAGGCAGTGGAGCAGGGTACTTTTGCCAGAGCCGGAGGGCCCGACGATAAGGAGGCGATCGCCTGGCTCCAGGGTTAAATTAATGTCCTGCAAAATGGTTTGTAACCCGTGCCGGAGAGTCAATTGTTCAACCGTTAAAATCGCCATGGCAGTTATCGTCTAACCCGGTAATGGAGAAATAGCTCTGAGGCGATCGCCTGGTGGTCGAGGAGCTCTAACTGGAGGCCCACCGTTTGCAACAATCCCTTCCCCCCCATGGGAGTTGGGGCCGCAGCCCCCCCCAAGAGGATTGGACAGATCGTCAAATACAACTCATCCAAAAAGCCCTGTTCCCCAAAGCTGGCGATCAATTCGCCGCCCCCTAGTAAACCCAGGGTTTTAAACCCCTGATGCCAAAGCCTTTCTAAGGGCGATCGCCAGCTCCCCATCGGATCGAGGGGTAACACTTGCCCGAAGCCGGCAAAGCCCTCCCACTGGAGTATGTTTTCCTGGGCCGTGACTAAGCCCCGGGGGATTGGCTGCTGGAAAAATGGCAAATCCCGGGGGATATTTCCTGATCGTGAGCAGACAAAATGGGTCGGCTGGGGCGGCCTTTGTTGGTCTTGACGTTGCTCGAGGAGGTGGCGATCGCGAATCGGTAAACTCGTTCCGTAGGCCCGGAGTGTATTCGCCCCCAAGAGCACCCCATCCATTTGAGCGATCAAGCGCTCCAGATGAGCCTTATCTTGGGCAGAGGGAAATCGAGCCGCAGACCCGGTATAGTCAGCAATTTTTCCATCGACCGTCATGGCGGCGATCGCCACAATCCATGGCCTACTCATACCAACTATCGTTATCCTCCTGTTCTACAGGCCAGTCTTCATTTTCTCCACCCACAACAATGGAACGCAGATCAATAAAATCCTTACTTAGCTGTTTAATCGCGTTAATTAGCACATCAAGCGCGATCAAATCACTAGTTCCGAGGTCAAACCAACAGCGGCCCCAAGTCCCTTCATATTCAAAATCTCCCTTATTGTGCATCAGTGCCATTAGAGCATTGTCTGCTTGGTCTTCGTCATAGGTGAGATAACTAACTTCGACCCCTGTTTCCTGGATCTGGAGATTTTCGGCATTAAAGCCCCCCAACTTACCGATATAAAACCAAGAATCAAATAATTCTTCTACATACTGCTTTTCCGTTGCTGAGGGCACATGGTCAAACTCTAACCATATCCAGAGGTCAAAGGGAGAAAATTCGCGAAAGTGTACTTCCATATTTTTTGTCAGCAATAATGAGCATTAGCAGAAACGCAATTGTAATCGCTTTCGATGAAATCTAGGTTATTTCCGGCAAGGGATACCCCTCTAACCCTCCCCTAGCTCCTCCACAGAAGGCACTAGGGGAGAGGGCATTCTCCAATTACGGCGCTAACCCATCACCCCCATATCCCTCTCTTCTCAGGGAAAGTTGTTACAAGGCATTCCAGGCCGCTGCCGCATCAGTCACTGCTTGGGGGACAGTTTTTTGACCGAGCATGGCCGCCTGAAGGTTTTCGTAGATTAGCTTTTGTAGAGTGGTGAGATTTTCCTGGGCTGGGATCAAAATCTCTGCATCGGCCAGTTGTTCTGCACTAATTTTACGAGCCAAACTAAGACTATCGGTGGCAGCATTGGTGGCAAGCTTCGCAATGTACTGTTCTACAGCTTCTGCGGTGGAGGGCAGTACGTTCGCCGCTTCTGCAAAGGCCAATTGATTTTCAGTATTGGTAACGAATAGGGCGAAGTTAAAAGCCGCCTCGGGGTCATCACTGTCTTTAGGAATGACTAAGTTCATTACTGCCACGTTTTTCTTGCCGGTATCTCCAGTGATCTGGGAAGCCGGCACAGACACCTGGGCAATTTGAGGCGCATTCTGCTGAATGGTGTTAATAAACTCGGGCGAAGTATTGACGATCGCCGTTTCCCCGGCCTGATAGAGTTCAATGCCATGGCTATGACCCTGGGTGAGCACCTCTGGGGGCAACAGTTCAGCCTGGTAAAGGTCTACCCAATACTGAAAAGCCGCTAAGCCCTCGGGGGTATCAAAGCCCGCAGAACCGTCTTCATTGACGAGAGTCACCCCCATCTGCACCATCGATTCAAGTACTTCATTAGAATCTCCTGGCACAAAGGTCACAAAGAAAGCATATTTACCGGTGCGTTCCTTCACCTGTTGGGCAACTTGGGCCAATTCTGCATAGGTGCTGGGGGGATTGGTAATGCCCGCTTGGGTAAACAAATCTTGATTATAAAAACTGATGCGGGTGGTGAGATACCAGGGAATACCAAAAGTCTGGCCGCCTATCTGATTTGCTTGCCAAATTTTGGGGAGATAGCGATCGCGCAGCTCTGGGGTCAAGCGATCGTCGAGGACGAGCCAAGCATTGCGGCTGGCTAACTGGGAGGCAAAATTTGGGTTGAGATTTACCACATCGGGGGCAGTCCGCGCTGAAACCGCCGTGAGGATCTTACTTTCCATGGCCGACCAGGGCACATCCACCCAGCGCACTGTTTCTTCGGCATTCTCTGCTTCAAAAGCTGTGATTAAGTCATTGAAATAATCTGTAAACTTTGGTTGCAATTGCATTGTCCAAAATTCAACTGATTCCCCAGTACCGCTGCGATTACCGCTGGAACTACTGCAGGCGGCGATCGCCATCAAGCTCACCCCCAAAAGTAGCCCACACCCCAAACG
The nucleotide sequence above comes from [Synechococcus] sp. NIES-970. Encoded proteins:
- a CDS encoding hypothetical protein (conserved hypothetical protein) — its product is MEVHFREFSPFDLWIWLEFDHVPSATEKQYVEELFDSWFYIGKLGGFNAENLQIQETGVEVSYLTYDEDQADNALMALMHNKGDFEYEGTWGRCWFDLGTSDLIALDVLINAIKQLSKDFIDLRSIVVGGENEDWPVEQEDNDSWYE
- a CDS encoding periplasmic solute-binding protein of ABC transporter codes for the protein MVKGFRRLGCGLLLGVSLMAIAACSSSSGNRSGTGESVEFWTMQLQPKFTDYFNDLITAFEAENAEETVRWVDVPWSAMESKILTAVSARTAPDVVNLNPNFASQLASRNAWLVLDDRLTPELRDRYLPKIWQANQIGGQTFGIPWYLTTRISFYNQDLFTQAGITNPPSTYAELAQVAQQVKERTGKYAFFVTFVPGDSNEVLESMVQMGVTLVNEDGSAGFDTPEGLAAFQYWVDLYQAELLPPEVLTQGHSHGIELYQAGETAIVNTSPEFINTIQQNAPQIAQVSVPASQITGDTGKKNVAVMNLVIPKDSDDPEAAFNFALFVTNTENQLAFAEAANVLPSTAEAVEQYIAKLATNAATDSLSLARKISAEQLADAEILIPAQENLTTLQKLIYENLQAAMLGQKTVPQAVTDAAAAWNAL
- a CDS encoding hypothetical protein (RibD C-terminal domain) codes for the protein MTVDGKIADYTGSAARFPSAQDKAHLERLIAQMDGVLLGANTLRAYGTSLPIRDRHLLEQRQDQQRPPQPTHFVCSRSGNIPRDLPFFQQPIPRGLVTAQENILQWEGFAGFGQVLPLDPMGSWRSPLERLWHQGFKTLGLLGGGELIASFGEQGFLDELYLTICPILLGGAAAPTPMGGKGLLQTVGLQLELLDHQAIASELFLHYRVRR